A window of Scomber scombrus chromosome 23, fScoSco1.1, whole genome shotgun sequence contains these coding sequences:
- the zfta gene encoding zinc finger translocation-associated protein, with the protein MEEKETGESEPVDLRCAEQAELLSLIISGEEEATRGESDLGEEDGLANGHGEEESEAGMVTPVRSPGTSYWSITEGPDHPLLLSPAPGPSARKPRVQRASRPGLSRIPGRDHRRYYHEYWRSEYLMDFDPQRHGMICMVCGSSLATLKLSTIKRHIRQKHPDSLLWSAADKEVIRSGWESHLSLGGGQRSYSSAAGPSPQGEEELLDSGQHAAAEPPDLVPPQEQPQQPLSLSPRSEAGEAPQPQDEDQDIPGPSARTLERYLNDSLHAWFRQEFLMEYEAEAGRLLCMVCGGELPSLHLDHIKSHVLDTHPNSLVYSSEEKHCILQAWAQTHEESDHSIKSEPNTKDGEVDLFAQDVEAIQIHTDLYPDGDGTLTQDTCLIGEDGGVGAPQQGPQPLRQPRKRRLRGGNPWRLRLDYLVAYGPQGRGTFCMVCSQVLHETKVSSFRHHIQECHPETTTLSRQEREAMAAAWTKDYSSEGSQIQDEISPSEADVLNTTGELNEDSSPDVRTPSKVVKKEEGVSGGKGKARDSTATPSRHGHYPGKDQRRNYQVRWRMDFLMDYDCRRHGLICMVCGATLATLKVSTIKRHIQQVHPHSLDYSPEEKQQAMLSYNQTALHFIHSDDCFSTQDHGHTELAPSPAHFGT; encoded by the exons AAGAAGATGGTCTTGCCAATGGCCATGGTGAGGAGGAATCAGAGGCAGGCATGGTCACGCCTGTCAGATCTCCAGGCACCAGTTACTGGAGCATCACAGAGGGCCCTGACCACCCGCTCCTCCTCTCCCCAGCCCCGGGGCCATCGGCACGCAAACCCAGGGTCCAGCGGGCCTCACGTCCGGGCCTCAGTCGGATTCCAGGCCGGGACCACCGCCGCTACTATCACGAGTACTGGCGCAGCGAGTACCTGATGGACTTTGACCCCCAGCGGCACGGGATGATCTGCATGGTGTGCGGCAGCTCGCTGGCCACCCTGAAGCTCAGCACCATCAAGAGACACATCAGACAGAAGCACCCAGACTCCCTGCTGTGGAGTGCTGCCGACAAGGAGGTGATCCGCTCGGGGTGGGAGAGCCACCTGAGCCTGgggggaggtcagaggtcatatAGCTCTGCTGCTGGACCTTCACCTCAGGGAGAAGAGGAGCTGCTGGACTCAGGCCAACATGCTGCTG CCGAACCTCCGGACCTTGTTCCACCCCAGGAGCAGCCACAGCAACCCCTCAGCCTGTCTCCTCGCTCTGAGGCAGGTGAAGCCCCCCAGCCCCAAGATGAGGATCAGGACATCCCCGGGCCATCAGCCCGCACCCTGGAACGCTACCTGAACGACTCGCTGCACGCCTGGTTCCGCCAGGAGTTCCTGATGGAGTACGAGGCGGAGGCCGGCCGGCTGCTGTGCATGGTGTGTGGAGGAGAGCTGCCCTCACTTCATCTGGACCACATCAAGAGTCACGTGCTGGACACTCACCCAAACTCCTTAGTGTACAGCTCTGAGGAGAAGCACTGCATCCTGCAGGCCTGGGCTCAGACTCACG AGGAGTCAGATCACTCAATCAAATCAGAGCCCAACACCAAAGACGGCGAGGTGGACCTCTTTGCTCAGGACGTGGAGGCCATCCAGATCCACACTGACTTGTACCCAGACGGTGATGGCACATTAACTCAGGATACTTGTCTTATCGGTGAGGACGGAGGCGTCGGAGCTCCGCAGCAGGGACCCCAGCCCCTCCGCCAGCCCAGGAAGAGACGGCTCCGCGGGGGCAACCCGTGGCGGCTACGCCTCGACTACCTGGTGGCGTACGGGCCTCAGGGCCGCGGCACCTTCTGCATGGTGTGTTCTCAGGTGCTGCACGAAACCAAGGTCAGCAGCTTCCGCCACCACATCCAGGAATGTCACCCCGAGACCACAACCCTGAGCAGACAAGAAAGGGAAGCCATGGCTGCAGCCTGGACCAAAGATTACTCCAGTGAAGGCTCGCAAATACAAGATG AAATCAGCCCCAGTGAAGCTGATGTCCTGAACACCACAGGAGAGCTAAACGAGGACAGCTCCCCTGATGTCAGAACACCCAGTAAAGTggtgaagaaggaggagggcgTGAGCGGAGGGAAGGGCAAAGCGAGGGACAGCACAGCCACCCCCTCACGTCACGGCCATTACCCCGGGAAGGACCAGCGCAGGAACTACCAGGTGCGCTGGAGGATGGACTTCCTGATGGATTACGACTGCCGGAGACACGGCCTCATCTGCATGGTGTGCGGAGCCACTCTGGCCACGCTGAAGGTGAGCACCATCAAGAGGCACATCCAGCAGGTGCACCCCCACTCGCTGGACTACAGCCCAGAGGAGAAGCAGCAGGCCATGCTGAGCTACAACCAGACCGCCCTGCACTTCATCCACTCTGACGACTGCTTCTCCACCCAGGACCACGGACACACCGAGCTGGCTCCCTCTCCAGCACACTTTGGCACTTAG